In Chanodichthys erythropterus isolate Z2021 chromosome 18, ASM2448905v1, whole genome shotgun sequence, the following are encoded in one genomic region:
- the pla2g4f.1 gene encoding cytosolic phospholipase A2 zeta, translating into MLKREVKPYWNLSVKVLYAKIHHSYDYLSASDCYVILNLPTASACTNRTKTIANNNNPEWNETFNYRVHSNIKNILEILIYDEDPFMRDDQCATIFFDINNLTPGEKETKCFILNDTTKDELWIEFEVTKSSVTPRPCVSNGVLVTGPFCELNVDIDKLLKKSEATQNMVLKLKGAYKEDFVISNSEESSSFLRTLRYYINRDLETEMNLTSKTTITPANARTEVDAAIPNPVDTGLTSVPLKPLPAKHQLTVSLPLGKNKVDLQLKTDDRSDEELDVRLDFDIPEEEKNFLVKRRNVVSQALQKALNLSSAPEPSKVPIIAVVCSGGGTRALTSTYGSLKGLQKIQLLDAVSYITGVSGATWALSSLYEEPNWSKEGLDKSMESVKKEISKKMLSLFSLEQLQEYRKEVEEREKEGHLVSLIDMWGLALEYLFQGKKHMGTLSELQKTVSDGQNPLPIFTAVNLKNCKTESIVDAEWCEFTPYEVGFPKYGAFVPAQNFGSEYYLGHMVKKLPETRLSFLVGMWSSIFSVNLTEIWRLATGVAPSWIPWFGGGVTKTETDSKPTALGTYLISPVTDFAKMLCGFMTSRPIVSQMFNFLRGFNLHRNYNENAGFITWKDTHPDAFPNTLTPTDHVLGLVDAGFALNAGFPPVVRPHRQVDVILSLNYSWEQEQFKVLKQSQEYCTDRKIPFPKIDFKKVESEPLKEVYAFEDKDNPEAPIVLHFPMVNISFKQFKAPGVKREGEKELMEGAADVEFNSTSSPYLTQNLTYTPEDFQKLINLTSYNIQNNKDVILNALNKALQRNRERQTGDESHSKM; encoded by the exons ATGCTTAAG AGAGAAGTCAAGCCATACTGGAATCTATCTGTCAAAGTTTTATATGCGAAGATCCATCACTCCTATGACTACT TGTCTGCATCTGATTGCTATGTCATCCTGAACTTACCCACGGCATCGGCCTGTACAAATCGCACAAAGACTATCGCAAATAACAACAACCCTGAATGGAATGAAACTTTTAACTACAGGGTCCACAGCAACATCAAG AACATTCTGGAGATCTTGATCTATGATGAAGACCCATTCATGAGAGACGACCAGTGTGCCACTATCTTTTTCGACATCAATAACCTTACACCTGGGGAAAAGGAGACCAAATGCTTTATTCTAAATGATACG acTAAGGATGAACTGTGGATAGAGTTTGAGGTTACTAAGAG CTCTGTGACACCAAGGCCATGTGTATCTAATGGAGTATTGGTG ACAGGTCCTTTTTGTGAGCTGAATGTGGATATAGACAAGCTTCTTAAGAAGTCTGAAG CAACACAGAACATGGTGTTGAAACTAAAAGGAGCATACAAAGAGGATTTTGTGATCTCAAATTCTGAGGAAAGCTCCAGCTTCCTGAGAACATTACGTTACTACATCAACCGAGACCTGGAAACTGAAATGAATCTGACCTCCAAGACTACTATCACCCCAGCAAAT GCTAGGACAGAAGTGGATGCTGCTATTCCAAACCCTGTAGACACTGGATTGACTTCTGTCCCTTTAAAACCACTACCAGCGAAACACCAGCTTACTGTCTCTTTGCCTCTAGGAAAG AATAAAGTTGATCTGCAACTGAAAACAGATGATCG CTCTGATGAAGAGCTGGATGTACGTCTGGATTTTGATATCCCAGAGGAGGAGAAGAATTTTCTGGTGAAGAGACGAAATGTCGTGTCACAAGCTCTACAGAAAGCTCTGAATCTCAGCTCTGCACCAGAGCCCAGTAAG GTCCCAATAATAGCTGTAGTGTGTTCTGGTGGGGGGACCAGAGCATTAACAAGCACGTATGGTAGCCTTAAAGGTCTCCAGAAGATCCAACTTCTTGATGCAGTCAGCTACATTACAGGGGTTTCAGGTGCCACTTG GGCTTTATCCTCTCTTTATGAAGAGCCTAACTGGTCAAAGGAGGGCCTTGATAAGTCAATGGAGTCTGTAAAGAAGGAAATCTCTAAAAAGATGCTCAGTTTGTTTTCCCTGGAGCAGCTACAGGAATACAGAAAGGAGGTGGAAGAGCGTGAGAAAGAAGGACACCTTGTGTCTCTCATTGATATGTGGGGGTTGGCTTTAGAGTATCTTTTCCAAggcaag AAGCACATGGGTACACTATCTGAACTGCAGAAGACAGTGTCCGATGGCCAGAACCCTCTACCCATCTTCACAGCTGTCAACCTGAAGAATTGCAAAACAGAAAGTATAGTAGATGCAG AATGGTGTGAGTTCACCCCATATGAGGTTGGATTTCCTAAATACGGTGCCTTTGTACCTGCACAGAACTTCGGGAGTGAATATTACCTTGGTCACATGGTCAAGAAACTCCCTGAAACTAGGTTGTCCTTTCTTGTCG GAATGTGGAGCAGCATTTTCTCTGTAAATCTGACGGAGATCTGGCGTCTTGCAACAGGAGTCGCCCCCTCCTGGATCCCTTGGTTTGGAGGAGGAGTGACTAAAACAG AGACTGATAGTAAACCAACAGCGCTCGGCACATACCTGATCAGCCCCGTAACTGACTTTGCTAAAATGCTGTGTGGCTTTATGACCAGCCGTCCCATTGTCAGCCAGATGTTCAACTTCCTGAGAGGCTTCAACCTGCACAGGAACTACAATGAGAACGCAGGCTTCATTACATGGAAAG ACACACACCCAGATGCCTTTCCCAACACCCTGACTCCAACTGATCATGTGCTGGGTTTAGTAGATGCTGGGTTTGCCTTAAATGCAGGATTCCCTCCTGTGGTTCGCCCTCACAGACAGGTGGACGTTATTCTGTCTCTAAACTACTCCTGGGAACAGGAACAGTTTAAG GTCTTAAAGCAATCTCAGGAGTACTGCACTGATCGCAAGATTCCATTTCCGAAGATTGATTTCAAAAAGGTGGAATCTGAGCCACTGAAGGAAGTTTACGCGTTTGAGGATAAAGACAATCCAGAAGCTCCCATAGTGCTTCACTTTCCCATGGTCAACATCTCATTCAAGCAGTTCAAAGCTCCTG GAGTGAAGAGAGAAGGCGAAAAGGAGCTGATGGAGGGAGCCGCTGATGTTGAATTTAACAGTACCTCCTCGCCATATCTCACTCAAAACCTGACTTACACGCCGGAGGACTTCCAGAAGCTTATCAACCTCACTTCCTACAACATCCAAAACAACAAAGACGTCATTTTGAACGCGCTAAACAAAGCTCTACAACGAAACAGGGAAAGGCAGACCGGTGATGAAAGCCACAGCAAAATGTAG